In the Campylobacter showae genome, one interval contains:
- a CDS encoding ShlB/FhaC/HecB family hemolysin secretion/activation protein: MFYAYKNKSLKIMLLLSTICVCLFGVNEPNINQRESVNEQNIIKQAQSLSKHSDIKLEQWSDNDTKIPQLDLNESPCFEIDYIALDDKDSSGGYKFQNYLRSTLSDLGFKGGMCLGENSINAIISSFNNKIISAGYITTTANIKSVNLKSRRLEFELNLGTINSISINNDNNQRHRAMLFSAFGEIDHNKTLNIRNIEQALENISNATLGEVDVSLAPSKAINSTDIIITRKSRALPLSLFLGLDNAGSKETGRYQTSAALSAFNLLGFNESYAISVGKAVFNKEETRLNNENKKGGSHNHYINFSVPFGPYAVNYTNSRYSYDQIIAGANNLYKYSGVSRVQNLGLHYLFYRDQNLKSTAFINFFKRNSQNYIEEFELTNQRRVTAGYELGVKSQLNINSSQLYGSLSYKRGTGMLGAQPAPEQSIGEGTSRMKIWLLDLGYKSRLNNNITYDAHLHAQYNTSKLTLQDRLSIGGIYSIRGFDGRMSLVGQKGIYLRNTLSYNYVSNHTLYFALDGGAVYDTTSQSYNSNKLAGAGIGIKGSFEPLGTNLNYDLLFSKPIYKPKYFETNKVHIGFRIGLGF, encoded by the coding sequence TTGTTTTACGCTTATAAAAATAAATCATTGAAAATTATGCTACTGCTGTCAACTATCTGCGTTTGTCTTTTTGGAGTCAATGAGCCAAACATAAATCAGCGCGAGAGCGTAAATGAACAAAATATAATAAAACAGGCTCAAAGCCTAAGTAAACATAGCGATATAAAACTAGAACAATGGAGTGATAATGATACCAAAATACCCCAACTAGATCTAAACGAGTCGCCTTGTTTTGAGATAGATTACATTGCCCTTGACGACAAAGACTCTAGCGGGGGCTACAAATTTCAAAACTATCTTAGATCTACCTTGAGTGATCTTGGATTTAAAGGCGGTATGTGTCTAGGAGAAAACAGCATAAATGCTATTATCTCAAGCTTTAATAATAAAATCATCTCAGCTGGATATATAACAACAACCGCTAACATAAAGTCAGTTAATCTAAAATCAAGAAGACTTGAATTTGAACTAAATTTAGGCACCATAAATAGTATCTCCATCAATAATGATAATAACCAAAGACATAGAGCCATGCTATTTAGCGCATTTGGAGAAATAGACCACAATAAAACACTAAACATTAGAAACATAGAACAAGCATTAGAAAATATCTCGAATGCCACTCTTGGCGAGGTTGACGTTTCCCTGGCTCCATCAAAAGCTATAAACTCCACAGATATAATTATTACTAGAAAATCTAGAGCTTTGCCGCTGTCCCTATTTCTAGGGTTAGACAATGCCGGCAGCAAAGAGACTGGCAGATACCAAACAAGTGCTGCACTTAGTGCATTTAATCTTCTTGGCTTTAATGAAAGCTATGCCATAAGCGTAGGTAAGGCGGTATTTAATAAAGAGGAGACAAGGTTAAATAATGAAAACAAAAAAGGAGGCTCACATAATCACTATATAAATTTTTCTGTCCCTTTTGGACCGTATGCTGTTAACTATACAAATTCGCGTTATAGCTACGATCAAATAATAGCTGGAGCAAACAACTTATATAAATATAGCGGGGTTTCAAGAGTACAAAACCTAGGGCTTCATTACCTTTTTTATAGGGATCAAAACCTAAAATCAACTGCATTTATAAATTTCTTTAAAAGAAATAGTCAAAACTATATAGAAGAGTTTGAACTTACAAATCAAAGAAGAGTAACGGCCGGGTATGAACTGGGCGTAAAATCGCAGCTCAATATAAATAGTTCTCAATTATACGGCTCACTCTCATACAAAAGGGGCACCGGTATGCTGGGGGCACAGCCGGCTCCAGAGCAAAGTATTGGCGAGGGTACAAGCAGGATGAAAATTTGGTTACTTGATCTTGGATACAAAAGCAGACTGAATAATAATATAACATACGACGCCCATCTTCATGCCCAATACAATACATCCAAACTAACACTGCAAGATAGACTAAGCATTGGTGGGATTTACAGCATCAGAGGATTTGATGGACGAATGAGCCTAGTGGGGCAAAAAGGCATATATCTAAGAAATACGCTATCGTATAACTATGTAAGTAATCATACTTTATATTTTGCACTTGATGGCGGAGCCGTATATGATACTACCTCACAAAGCTATAACTCAAATAAACTCGCAGGTGCTGGCATAGGTATAAAAGGCTCATTTGAGCCGCTAGGCACAAATCTAAACTATGACCTGTTGTTTTCAAAGCCAATTTATAAACCAAAATACTTTGAAACAAATAAGGTACATATAGGGTTTAGGATTGGACTCGGATTTTAA